Proteins encoded by one window of Sardina pilchardus chromosome 7, fSarPil1.1, whole genome shotgun sequence:
- the mmp23ba gene encoding matrix metalloproteinase-23 isoform X2 yields the protein MVCQSRSFPKGDRVELLIFVVMTGFLLVGPQEAAAVPIWNFEEEVHSSGVLVIGIRKDARAHVLHLNRIKRYTLTPEKLKWDKFKLTYNFREVPSDEEADIKIGFYPVNHTDCLQSYLHHCFDGITGELAHAFFPPTGEIHFDDDEYWILGNMRFSWRKGVWLTDLVHVAAHEIGHALGLMHSQNPKALMHLNATLTGRKRITQDEVWGLHRLYGCLDRLFICSAWARKGYCESKRKLMQKHCPSSCDFCYEFPIPTPAPTTLPARTKQKFVAEGKTLTFRCGKKIKAKMGKVFWYKDGELLEFSHPGYITLQNDHISIVANAINEGTYTCIVRKKNKVLTNYSWRVRVRF from the exons ATGGTGTGCCAGTCAAGAAGTTTTCCAAAGGGCGATCGTGTCGAACTTCTCATCTTTGTGGTGATGACTGGATTCCTCTTGGTTGGGCCTCAAGAAGCAGCCGCAGTTCCCATATGGAACTTTGAG GAAGAAGTTCATAGCTCTGGTGTTTTAGTTATTGGGATTCGCAAAGATGCTCGCGCACATGTCCTGCATCTGAATAGGATCAAGAGGTACACTCTGACACCTGAGAAGCTGAAATGGGACAAGTTCAAGCTCACCTATAA TTTCAGAGAGGTACCATCTGATGAAGAGGCTGACATAAAGATTG GCTTCTATCCAGTTAACCACACAGACTGCTTGCAGTCATATCTCCACCACTGCTTTGATGGAATTACTGGAGAGCTGGCCCATGCTTTCTTTCCCCCAACGGGGGAAATCCattttgatgatgatgagtaTTGGATCTTGGGTAACATGCGATTCAGCTGGCGAAAAG GGGTTTGGCTAACGGACCTGGTCCATGTGGCAGCTCATGAGATTGGACATGCTCTTGGTCTCATGCATTCCCAGAATCCTAAGGCCCTGATGCATCTGAATGCTACACTGACAGGCAGGAAGCGTATTACACAGGATGAGGTTTGGGGCCTCCACCGTCTGTatg GGTGTTTGGATAGGCTGTTTATTTGTTCTGCGTGGGCTCGCAAGGGTTACTGTGAAAGTAAGAGAAAACTCATGCAGAAACATTGCCCTTCGAGCTGTGATTTTTGTTATG AGTTTCCCATCCCGACACctgcccccaccaccctcccGGCCAGAACAAAACAGAAGTTTGTTGCTGAGGGAAAGACCCTCACCTTCCGTTGTGGAAAGAAAATTAAAGCAAAAATGGGCAAAGTGTT CTGGTATAAGGATGGGGAGCTGCTGGAGTTCTCTCACCCAGGTTACATCACTCTTCAGAATGACCATATCAGCATAGTTGCCAATGCAATCAATGAaggcacatacacatgtattgTACGGAAAAAGAACAAAGTACTTACCAACTACTCTTGGAGAGTGCGTGTACGCTTCTGA
- the mmp23ba gene encoding matrix metalloproteinase-23 isoform X1, whose protein sequence is MVCQSRSFPKGDRVELLIFVVMTGFLLVGPQEAAAVPIWNFEEEVHSSGVLVIGIRKDARAHVLHLNRIKRYTLTPEKLKWDKFKLTYKLISFPRNLMNASDTRRGIAKAFGMWSDVSPFSFREVPSDEEADIKIGFYPVNHTDCLQSYLHHCFDGITGELAHAFFPPTGEIHFDDDEYWILGNMRFSWRKGVWLTDLVHVAAHEIGHALGLMHSQNPKALMHLNATLTGRKRITQDEVWGLHRLYGCLDRLFICSAWARKGYCESKRKLMQKHCPSSCDFCYEFPIPTPAPTTLPARTKQKFVAEGKTLTFRCGKKIKAKMGKVFWYKDGELLEFSHPGYITLQNDHISIVANAINEGTYTCIVRKKNKVLTNYSWRVRVRF, encoded by the exons ATGGTGTGCCAGTCAAGAAGTTTTCCAAAGGGCGATCGTGTCGAACTTCTCATCTTTGTGGTGATGACTGGATTCCTCTTGGTTGGGCCTCAAGAAGCAGCCGCAGTTCCCATATGGAACTTTGAG GAAGAAGTTCATAGCTCTGGTGTTTTAGTTATTGGGATTCGCAAAGATGCTCGCGCACATGTCCTGCATCTGAATAGGATCAAGAGGTACACTCTGACACCTGAGAAGCTGAAATGGGACAAGTTCAAGCTCACCTATAA ATTGATATCATTCCCAAGGAATTTGATGAATGCCAGTGACACACGGCGGGGTATAGCCAAGGCCTTCGGTATGTGGAGTGATGTTTCACCCTTCAGTTTCAGAGAGGTACCATCTGATGAAGAGGCTGACATAAAGATTG GCTTCTATCCAGTTAACCACACAGACTGCTTGCAGTCATATCTCCACCACTGCTTTGATGGAATTACTGGAGAGCTGGCCCATGCTTTCTTTCCCCCAACGGGGGAAATCCattttgatgatgatgagtaTTGGATCTTGGGTAACATGCGATTCAGCTGGCGAAAAG GGGTTTGGCTAACGGACCTGGTCCATGTGGCAGCTCATGAGATTGGACATGCTCTTGGTCTCATGCATTCCCAGAATCCTAAGGCCCTGATGCATCTGAATGCTACACTGACAGGCAGGAAGCGTATTACACAGGATGAGGTTTGGGGCCTCCACCGTCTGTatg GGTGTTTGGATAGGCTGTTTATTTGTTCTGCGTGGGCTCGCAAGGGTTACTGTGAAAGTAAGAGAAAACTCATGCAGAAACATTGCCCTTCGAGCTGTGATTTTTGTTATG AGTTTCCCATCCCGACACctgcccccaccaccctcccGGCCAGAACAAAACAGAAGTTTGTTGCTGAGGGAAAGACCCTCACCTTCCGTTGTGGAAAGAAAATTAAAGCAAAAATGGGCAAAGTGTT CTGGTATAAGGATGGGGAGCTGCTGGAGTTCTCTCACCCAGGTTACATCACTCTTCAGAATGACCATATCAGCATAGTTGCCAATGCAATCAATGAaggcacatacacatgtattgTACGGAAAAAGAACAAAGTACTTACCAACTACTCTTGGAGAGTGCGTGTACGCTTCTGA